The sequence GCGGCCGTCAGCACGACGCCGCAGCATACCGTCGTGCTCGAACTTACCGAGGCGGAACAGACTTTCATTTTTACCGGCGTGACGGAGCAACCGGTGCCATCGATACTGCGTGATTTCTCAGCACCGGTGGTGCTGAGCGTCGATTACAGCGATGACGAACTGGCCTTCCTGATGGCCCACGACAGCGATGCCTTCAATCGCTGGGAAGCCGGCCAGCGACTGGCGACGCGCCGCTTGCTGGCACTGGTCAGCGATAGCGCCGCCAACGCCGACAGCTTGCTGGCCGAGGCCTTGCGCGCCACGCTCAACGACCGCGAGCTCGGTGCCTCGTTTCGCGAAGTGATCCTGACGCTGCCCTCCGAAACCATGATTGCCGAAGCGCTGGCCGTGATTGACCCGCAAGCCATCCATCGCGCGCGTCAAGCCTTGCGCGTGGCGCTGGCAACGACTTTGCGCACCGACCTCGAAGCCGCCTATGCCGACAACCTGACGCCGGGTGCCTACCAGCCCGATGCGATCTCGTCGGGCAAGCGCGCGTTGAAGAATGTCGCGCTGTCGCTGTTGGCGGAACTCGACGATGCCGCGGTCCATGCACTGGCGCAAACGCAATACGACGCCGCCGGCAACATGACCGACCGGCTGGCGGCGCTGGCGGTGCTGATCAATACCGGCGCACCAGGGCGGGATGCGGCACTGGCCGGTTTCTATCAGGAGTTCGAAGCCGATCCGCTGGTTATCGACAAGTGGTTCACGCTGCAGGCGATGGCGCGTGGCACCGATGTCGCTGCGGTTCGCGCCCTGATGCAGCACCCGGCCTTTACCCTGAAAAATCCGAACCGCGCACGCAGCCTGGTGTTCAGTTTTTGCAATGGCAATCCGGCGCAATTCCATGCCAGTGATGGCAGCGGCTATGCGTTCTGGGCCGAGCAGGTCATCGCGCTCAATGGCATCAATCCGCAAGTCGCGGCCCGCCTTGCGCGTTCGCTCGACCGGTGGCGCAAATTTGCCCCGGCACGCCAGCCACTGATGCAGCAAGCACTCAAGCAGGTTGCCGGCTCGGCAGCTCTCTCGACCGATGTAATGGAAGTGATCAACAAGGCACTTGCCAACTGAACCGAAAGCAAAGAGACCATCATGAAACGTATCAGCCTGACCCAGCACCTGGTTGAAGAGCAACGCAACCACAACACTATCCCGGCCGAATTGCGGCTGCTGATCGAAGTCGTCGCACGCGCCTGCAAGACCATCAGCCACGCAGTCGGCAAGGGCGCGCTGGGCGATGTGCTCGGTAGCGCCAACATCGAAAACGTACAGGGCGAAGTACAAAAAAAGCTCGACATCATCAGCAATGAAATCCTGCTCGAAGCCAACGAGTGGGGTGGTCATCTGGCCGCGATGGCATCCGAAGAAATGGAAACCATCCACCTGATTCCGAACCGCTATCCGATGGGCGAGTACATGCTGCTGTTCGACCCGCTCGATGGCTCGAGCAACATCGACGTGAACGTTTCGATCGGCACGATTTTTTCTGTGCTGAAAGCACCCGACGGCATGGCCGCACCGACCGAGCAGGATTTCCTGCAACCGGGCGCGCAGCAAGTCGCCGCCGGTTACGCCGTGTATGGTCCGCAGACCGTGCTGGTGCTGACCACCGGCAATGGCGTCAACTGTTTCACGCTCGATCGCGAGATGGGTTCATGGGTACTCACACAGAGCAATATCCAGATCCCGGCCGATACCCGCGAATACGCGATCAACGCCTCGAACGCCCGCCACTGGCATCCGCCGGTCACGCGCTACGTCAATGAAATGCTGGCCGGCACCAGCGGCCCGCGCGAAGCGGATTTCAACATGCGCTGGATCGCCTCGATGGTCGCCGACGTGCATCGCATCCTGTGCCGCGGCGGTATCTTCATGTATCCGGCCGATGTGCGTGATCCGAGCAAGCCGGGTAAATTACGCCTGATGTACGAAGCCAATCCGATGGCCTTCATCGTCGAGCAAGCCGGCGGTGCCGCCACCGACGGCCACGGCCGCATCCTCGATATCCAGCCGGAAAAACTGCATCAGCGGGTGCCGGTATTCCTGGGGTCGAAGAATGAAGTCGAGCGGGTGACCGCGTATCACAAGGAGTAAGTACAAGCAGTAATTGGTCCGGTGCGAACCCTGGATGAAGGGATTCCTCCGTGGTTCGCCGGGTAAATGCAAAGTGGGCTGGTATTTCGCAGTGAAACTTTGCTAGAATACGACACTTCGCTGATGTAGCTCAGTTGGTAGAGCAACTGATTCGTAATCAGTAGGTCGGGTGTTCGATTCGCCTCATCAGCACCAAGAATTGGCAGGAAAACAAAAAGGGTTATCCGCTCAGGCGGATAACCCTTTTTTGTTGCCCGTCGTGCGCGGGTTGCTAGCGCAAGATGCTGATCATCTTCACGTCGATTTCCGGCGACTCCATGAAATCCTTTTCGACTTCGCCGCGAATTTCGATGCGGGTGGTTTCATCGATGGCCTGGGTCGGGAAATCGCGATCGTCGATCTCGACGCGGATTTCGTTTTTCCCGTCGGAAAAAATATATTTTTCCTTGCTGATTTTTTTCAGCAGCACGCCACGCAGCATCACTTCCTGGTCGTCGACCGGATTCTTCAGGATGTCCGCAACGGTCACGGTGACTTTCTGGCTGGAGGGACCGACATACTGGGCCTGGACGGCGGTCGGGATGCCGATGGCGAGGACGGTGGCGAGGATCAGGCTGCGGGCGTTGAAGTGGGACATGGGCGGGAGGTTCTCCTGGCGTGAGGCATGGATGGATTGTCGTTGTCATCGACAGGGGTGATGCGGACTAGTATCGCACTACCTGTCGGTAGTAATAATTTACCGCTCTACTAGAGGTAGGTTGCGGGGGAAGACTGCCGCACGGTCCGCAAAAACGAGCGCGGAAATCTGCGTTACATTGGCCATCACTTCACCCGGGAGAAACCCATGTATCGATCCGCACCGAGCTCCGCGAACACCGCCGCGCGCCGCACTGCCATCCTCTTTTGCGCTGCGGTCCTGACCTTGTCGGGATGTGCCGGCACCGCGCCGGTAGCGCGCACCACACCGGCCTTGTCTGCAGAGCAGATCGCAAGCTTGGTCGCCGGCCCGGATCGCAGTGATGCCGATCGAACCAATGATGCACGCCGCAAGCCGGCGCAACTGCTGGAATTTCTGGCGATCCATCCCGGCATGATGGCGCTGGACCTCAGTGCCGGCGGTGGCTATACCTCGGAGTTGCTGGCGCGCGCAGTGGGTCCGGCGGGTCGGGTCTATGGCCAGAGTGCGCCACGCAATCCTGCCGCAGTCGCACCGGCCGCGCCTGAAGGCGGCAGCGCACCGGTGGTCGTCAGTGCACCCCGGCCTGCGTCGGTGCCGTCACCGGTCGCGCTGGCCGAACGTGCCAGAAAAGCGGGGCTGGGCAATCTGATGGCTGTGGTGCAGCCCTTCGAGAATCCGGTTCCTGCTGCGGCCGGACAGCAACTTGATCTGGTCACGCTGATGTTCAATTATCACGATCTCGGCCATATGGGCGTCGATCGCGCAGCGATGAACCGGGCCGTGTTCACGGCGCTCAAACCGGGTGGGACCTATGTGATTGCTGACCATGCCGGACGTGCCGGCACCGGAATTTCCGAAGCCGGCACCTTGCACAGGATTGATGAGCAATTCCTGCGTCGCGAAATCGAAGCGGCCGGGTTTGTCTTCGTGGCCGAAGCCGGTTTTCTGCGCAATCCGGCCGATCCGCGCGATCGCAATACCCCGGAGCCGCTGCAGCCGAAGGATGACTTTATCCTGAAGTTCAGCAAGCCCTGAGGACTGCCGGCCGGTCAGGCGTTGCGCAAGGCCTCGACCATGCCATCGAGCTTGACCGAATCCGCGCAGAACGCACGGATGCCTTCGGCCAGTTTCTCGGTGGCCATCGCATCGTCGTTGCACATCAGACGGAAGGCGTTTTCATCGAGCGTGAGCTGGTGCAGGTCGGCCGCTTGGGCCAGTGCCGGGCTGAGCTGGCGTTCGACGGTGGCGCTGCTGTCGGCCAGCTTTTGCAGCAGTTCCGGGCTGATCGTCAGCAGATCGCAACCCGCCAGTTCGAGGATCTGTGACGTGTTCCGAAAGCTCGCCCCCATCACTTCAGTGGCATAGCCGAACTTGCGATAGTAGTTGTAGATGCGCTTGACCGACTGCACGCCCGGATCGTCGGCGCCGCTGTATTCCAGCCCGGTGGATTTCTTGTACCAGTCGTAGATGCGTCCGACGAATGGCGAGATCAACCGTGCGCCCGCATCGGCACAAGCGATGGCTTGCGGCAGCGAAAACAAGAGCGTCATATTGCAGCGGATCTGGTCGCGTTCGAGGATGTCGGCGGCGCGTATGCCTTCCCAGGTCGAGGCGATCTTGATGAGCACGCGCTCGCGCGGGATGCCGGCGGCTTCATACAAGGCGATCAGGTGACGGCCCTTGGCAACGATGCCGGGGGTGTCGAACGACAGGCGGGCATCGGTTTCGGTCGAGACGCGCCCGGGAATGAGCTTGAGGATTTCGCCGCCGAATGCCACCAGCAGATGGTCGACGATGCCGGCAGTGGACTTGTCGGCGTGATCGCGCACGGCCTGCTCGAGCAGGTGGCGGTAGGTGTCTTTTTGAACTGCTTTCAGGATCAGCGACGGGTTAGTCGTGGCGTCCTGCGGCGCGAAGCTGGCGATACTCTGAAAATCGCCGGTGTCGGCGACGATGGTGGTGAATTGCTTGAGTTGTTCGAGTTGGTTCATGAGCGCAATCAATGAGTGGTCGACAAGTTTTCTATTGTACTCAGTCCGTGCAGGGCTTAGCCCGCAAGTCGGTCACGGAGTCCAGCGCGGCATTCCAGTCGGCCAGAAAGCGCGGCATCCCGAAACATTCGCGGGCGCGTCGTTGCGCACCGCGTCCGAGTGCAAAGGCATAGGGCGGGTTGTCCAGCAGTTCCTGCATGTGGGCCGCGAGTTTGTCGATATCGGTGTCGACGTAACCCGATATGCCGTTCTGGATCACGCTGGCCATCGCGCCGGTGGCCAGACCGATGACCGGCATGCCACTCATCATGCCGGCAATGACGCCGGGATCCAGAGTGTGGTCGTGCCCGGGATGGAACAGGAAGCGATAGCGCGTTGCCGAGGCCGGCAGTCGACATAGCGGGTAATCGTCTCCGGCAAAAGCCCGGCAGCGCGTGGGGATGACTTCCAGGGGGATGCGCTGGCATAGCCGCCGGTAAATATCATTACCGGAACGCCGGCTGGAATGCGACCAGAGGGTGTTGCCAAGCATCACGCCGCAGGGACGGTCGCCACCGTATTCGCTACCGGGTGAGGGCATCACGCCCTGGTCGATGATACGGATGGTTTGCTGGCCGTTATCCCACATCAGAGCGTTGTAGGCAGTCACATGCACCAGCAGCACGTCCGGATCGTCGACCGGATGGCGCCTGCCGCCGGCGTGCTTGCCGGGCGCGGCATGTTCGACATAGATGCGTGGCAGGCGTCGCTGTGCCTCTGTCAGATAGCGATGTTGCTCGTCCAGATAGTGTTCCCGACGGTGAAACAGGATGCAGTCGAACTGCCCTGCATTGGCCTTGCTGGCCGGTAGTGGACGGATGTTGCTGCGTGATGGCCAGCCGTGGCCGGGACTATCCCGGTCGGTCATCAGATAGAACTGGTGCGGCAGCTGGCTAAGCGCATGCAGGTAGTTGCCGTGTGCCTGCCAGGTGAGGATGCGCAGTGGACGCATGCGGGATTCGCTTTCGGAAAACGGGGCTGTGCCGTAAGTGACTGCGGGAGCTTAGAGCGGCGGTGGTAGTTTTGTTTGTGCTGGCGCAATCCTTGTGCACCTAGTCCGCACTGTGTCGCTTACAAGCAGCACACTTCGTTTTGCTTGCATTCTCGTGACACCAACGACGGTGAATTGAGTCGGCACTTCGCGTGATTGATGCTTTCCATTGATGGCATCGATGGAGCTGGCCATCACCTTTGCAAGCAGCCATCCGCGGCACTTTCGTTCATTTCTTTTTATTTTGGAGAGCAACATGACAGAGCAAAACGGTTCGATGCAATTTAGTAGCGAGGCCGGTCAGTCACGATCACCGTCTTCGGGGACATCCCCTTCCGGCACCATGCCAACGCCGCTTGCGCAAGCGTGGACGCAACCGGCACAGTTGCTGTCGCAGCTATCGACGGCGTTCGGGCAGATGCCGGTGCGCATGCTGGAACAGGAAGCCAGCATGCTGCAAAAATCCTTTGCCTCACCCCGGCAGTGGTTGCCGAATGTATTCAATGCCTGGGAAGAGCCGCTCGTGATGATGCGCAAATTGACCGAGGACATGGATCAGTATGCCAGCCGGCTGATGCAGGGACCATTGGCCGGCACCGGCCAGCGGTCGCTGCCGGCAACGCCGCACTGGACACCGACTGTCGATGTCTCGCATCGCGGCAACGAGATCGTCATCTGTGCCGATTTGCCTGGATTAACGCGTGACGATGTGCACTTGCAGATGCACGAAGACAAGTTGACGATCGAAGGCGAACGGCATGCGGAGAGTAGCCGGCAAGTCGATGGCTATCATCGTACCGAGCGGATGCAAGGCCGTTTTTCGCGCTCGATTCCGCTGCCCGAAGGAGTCGATCCGCAATCGGCCCGCGCCAGCATGCGCGATGGCGTGCTGGAGATCGTCGTGCCGCTGCATGCCCGCCAGCACGGCGTGCGGCTGGAGATCAGCGAGGCTGGCGAGGACGGGCAGAGGGAGCAAAAGGGAGAGCAGTCGGCGTCACGCCGTGAACAGCCGCAAGGGCAGTCGCAAGCACCGCAACCGCAGCGCCAGAACGCCGGCGCTGCGCCGCGTTCCGAAGTGAAAGCCTGACGCGGCGAACTGTATTGATCGCATGGTGCGACACAGGTGCATCACCACACCCGTGTCGCGCCATGCCGGACGTCAATCAGGCTGCGAGCCTGCCGCCCATCTTGCAGCCATCGAGCAGAAACGACAGACCGACCACAAGTACCAGTTCGCCTTCGGCCGAGCGGGCCGTGCCAGTGATGCCCTGCACCGACAGCGCAGTCAGTGGCTTGATGACCATCTCGGCCGTGCCTTCGACTTTTTCGACGGCGAGAATGTACGGGCTCGGTGCCGCGATGACGATGCCGACGCGCTCCGGACCTGGCGTATAGCCGAGGATGGCGGCCAGCGAACGCACCGGCAGCGGTTGTCCCTGGTCACGCAGGACCGGCGCACCACCGACTTCCATGTAGGTTTCGGGTAACTCGACGACCCGCTGCACGACTGCCATCGGCATTGCCAGTGCGGCGTCGGCGGTACGGACCAGCATGGTCGGCACGATGGACAACTCGATCGGCAGGCGGATCGAGAACCTTGTACCACCGCCGAGTGCCGAATCGATGCTGATGGCACCGCGATGTTTTTCGACGGCAGTCTTGACGACATCCATGCCGACGCCACGACCCGATACGCTGGACGCCACCTCTTTGGTCGAGAAGCCAGGCAGAAACACCAATTGATAAGCTTCCTGATCGGTGTGCGCGGCGCTGTCGCTGATGAGGCCCTTCGAGACCGCCTTACGACGCAGTTCGGCCGCATTGAGTCCCTTGCCGTCGTCGCCCAGTACGATCATGACGCTGTTGGCTTCCTGCCAGGCTTTCAGCGAAATGATGGCGCGCGACGGCTTGCCGAGTGCGGCCCGGTCGACGGCACTTTCGATGCCGTGATCGAGCGCATTGCGCAGCATGTGGACCAGCGGGTCGTAGAGGCTGTCGACCACGACGCGGTCGACTTCGGTCTCGGCGCCTTCGATGACCAGTTCGACATCCTTGCCGAGATCCTTGGCCAGTTCGCGCACCAGGCGCGGGAATTTCTGGAACAGGCGACCGACCGGCTGCATCCGCGTCGACAACGTCGCGCGTTGCAGTTCGGTCGAATAGCGCGACGCGCGATTGAGGGTTTCGGTCAGGCTGACCATCAGCGCGGCGGCGGCACCATCGAACTTGAATTGCTGGAGTTTTTCCAGCAGCACGCTGGCTTGATTGGCTGCCTGCACCGATTCGCCGGCCACTTCAAGCAGTGCATCGAGCTTGACGGCATCGACGCGAATGCTGTCTTCCTTGATCGAGGCTACCATCGGCTTTTCGCCGGCAGCCGGTGCGGCGGTAGTGGCGATGGCAGCGGCAGCGGCCGCCATGGCGACCGCGGCGACGGCAGGAACATGCACGGCTGCGACGACCGGTGCAGCACCGGGCACGACGGCGGCGTAGAGCGCTTCCCAGTCCAGCGCGCCATTACTGGTGGTCGCCGCGACGGCGATGGCAGCGGCCGCCGTGACTGCAACCAGGGGCGCAACCGGTGCAACGTCGGCCATGGCTTTGCCTTCAATGGCCTGGGTCAGGATATTTTCGAGTGCGGCGGGCATCGCTGACAGGCTCTCGGGACGCGCACCATTAGCCAGTTCAGTGAGCTGGTCGGCTACGAAACCGCTGGCTTGCAGCGCTGCCTCGATGGCCAGTGGCGTCACCGGTGCGGCACCGGTACGCAAGGCGTCAAACAAATTTTCTGTCAAGTGGCAGGCCGAGACCATCGCCGGCAGGCTCATGAATCCGGCACCGCCCTTGATCGTGTGGAATGACCGGAAGACCGCGTTCAGAGTTTCCTTGTCGTTCGGCCGTCGCTCCAGCGTCAGCAGGTGCTCTTCCACGTTGGTCGCCAGTTCCAGCGCCTCGATCACGAAATCCTTCAGCATGTCTTCCATCAGAAGCCCAATCCATCCAGAAGACTATCGACATCGTCCTGCTGCATGGCGACACCGACAATGGCCGGGCCTTGCATCAAGTCGGTTTCTTTTTCATCGCGGCGTTCCTTGAGCAGTTCCGGCGGCGCGTTGTCGCGCAGCAGTTGCGCCAGCTCGATTTCGACTTTCTGGGTGATGACGACGATTTTCTTGATGAGCTGGCCGGTGATGTCCTGGAAGTCCTGCGCCATCATGATTTCAAGCAGGCGGGCTTTTTCGGTATCGGTGTTGGTCAGGACGGTACCGGCAAAGCTGCGCGAGTCGGCAGCCAGCACTTTGAATTCGTCGACGCTGAGCTTGCCGTCGTACAGCTGGGTCCAGCGGCTATCCATGTCGCGGGCCTGCTTGGCCAGGGCGTCTTGCGCCGGCATGCCTTCGTCGATGGTATTGAGGACCTTGTTAGCCGCCTGCTCGGTCAGCGTGGCGATGTATTCGAGGCGGTCCTGGGCATCGGTGATCTGCGATGTAGCAGCGTGCAATGTGCGGTCATAGCCCAGTTCACGCAGCGAGTCGTGCAACAGCCGGACAATACCGCCCAGGCGTTCGAACATCGGATTGTCGGAAGTTCTGGCGGGTGTGGCTTCGTGTTCCTGCTGTTGTTCCTGCTGTTGTTCCTGCTGTTGTTCCTGCTGTTGCGTGGTCTTTGCCGCGGTGGTGGCCGGTGCGGTTGTCGCTTCCGGTTCCGGGTCGGCAAGGGTGGCGGTCCGTTGTGCGGCTACTTCTTCAAACAGCGCATCGAAATCATCTGACATGGCCGGTACTTCCCTGATTGGTTGTGTGTCGAGCCGTTTGCGGCAGCGCCTGGCGCTGCGGGCATCGGGACTGTCATGCGTGACAGAGGGTCCCCCGCCAGGCATGAATGTCCCCGATGATACCCAAAAACCGGTGCGCCAAGGAACGGAACTGGCACAAAAAACTTACATTTGAGCAATCACAGTTTTTTGTCCACACGACCGTCTGACAGGCGTTGATTGACGCTGCTCTCGGCAAACGACTACACTGGCGGCGTTTTGGTGCCCGCGCGTCGTCTCCGATGCGCAGTTAAACGGGAAACACGCGTTCATCACGGACAAGCGTGTGCTGCCCCCGCAACGGTAAACAAGCGCAGAACTGATTTCTGCCGGCCGCATGTCAACACCACTGTGCAACGCTGCATGGGAAGGTGATGCGGTTCGACTTGGGAGCCCGGATACCGGCCAGGACAGGTGGAAACGCAGCATCGGAGAAGTCCGGTTTGCTGCATTTCTGATTAACCGCGCCTGCGGGGAAGCTGGCGTAGTGCTCCCTTGTTTGATTGCCTTCCATGCCCACTTTTTACCGCCCCACCTCCCGTGCTTCTGCACGGGCGCTGACCTTTGTCTCTCTGGTTTCTGTCGCCGCCGGCGCGCTCGCCGACACCAGCATGCCACCGGTCGTCGTGACCGCAGCCCGTATCGAACAGAGCCAGGCTGATGCCTTGCCGCACACCACGGTCATCTCCAGCGATACCATCCGCAACAGCCAGGCGATCGATGTGCTGACACTGCTGCGCAATGAAGCCGGCCTGCAATTTACCCAGAGCGGCGGACCGGGACAACTGGCCTCGTTTTTCCTGCGCGGTGCTTCGCCCAGCCAGACCTTGATCCTGATTGACGGCGTGCCGGTGCGGCGCGAAGGCTTCTCGGGATCGGCGGCGCTCGAGCACATCCTGCCGGAGCAGATCGACCACATCGAAATCGTACGCGGTAACGTCTCGGCGATTTATGGTTCGGGTGCCATTGGCGGCGTGATCCAGATTTTTACCCGGCGCGGCGACCGCACACCAGTCATCGGTGCCACTGTCGAAGCGGGTTCGCGCGGCACCATCAATGTCACCGGCGACATCGCCGGCCAGAGCGACGGCACGCGCTATGCAGTGACCGCAGCGCGCTTCCGCACTGATGGGTTTTCAGCGATGAATCACACCCAATTTCCGAATGAAAATCCGGACAAGAACGGCTACGACAACACCAGCGCCTCGGTATCGTTGTCGCAGCAATGGGCCAAAGGACACGAAGCCGGTATC comes from Actimicrobium sp. CCC2.4 and encodes:
- a CDS encoding class 1 fructose-bisphosphatase codes for the protein MKRISLTQHLVEEQRNHNTIPAELRLLIEVVARACKTISHAVGKGALGDVLGSANIENVQGEVQKKLDIISNEILLEANEWGGHLAAMASEEMETIHLIPNRYPMGEYMLLFDPLDGSSNIDVNVSIGTIFSVLKAPDGMAAPTEQDFLQPGAQQVAAGYAVYGPQTVLVLTTGNGVNCFTLDREMGSWVLTQSNIQIPADTREYAINASNARHWHPPVTRYVNEMLAGTSGPREADFNMRWIASMVADVHRILCRGGIFMYPADVRDPSKPGKLRLMYEANPMAFIVEQAGGAATDGHGRILDIQPEKLHQRVPVFLGSKNEVERVTAYHKE
- a CDS encoding NirD/YgiW/YdeI family stress tolerance protein, translated to MSHFNARSLILATVLAIGIPTAVQAQYVGPSSQKVTVTVADILKNPVDDQEVMLRGVLLKKISKEKYIFSDGKNEIRVEIDDRDFPTQAIDETTRIEIRGEVEKDFMESPEIDVKMISILR
- the tal gene encoding transaldolase; translation: MNQLEQLKQFTTIVADTGDFQSIASFAPQDATTNPSLILKAVQKDTYRHLLEQAVRDHADKSTAGIVDHLLVAFGGEILKLIPGRVSTETDARLSFDTPGIVAKGRHLIALYEAAGIPRERVLIKIASTWEGIRAADILERDQIRCNMTLLFSLPQAIACADAGARLISPFVGRIYDWYKKSTGLEYSGADDPGVQSVKRIYNYYRKFGYATEVMGASFRNTSQILELAGCDLLTISPELLQKLADSSATVERQLSPALAQAADLHQLTLDENAFRLMCNDDAMATEKLAEGIRAFCADSVKLDGMVEALRNA
- a CDS encoding glycosyltransferase gives rise to the protein MRPLRILTWQAHGNYLHALSQLPHQFYLMTDRDSPGHGWPSRSNIRPLPASKANAGQFDCILFHRREHYLDEQHRYLTEAQRRLPRIYVEHAAPGKHAGGRRHPVDDPDVLLVHVTAYNALMWDNGQQTIRIIDQGVMPSPGSEYGGDRPCGVMLGNTLWSHSSRRSGNDIYRRLCQRIPLEVIPTRCRAFAGDDYPLCRLPASATRYRFLFHPGHDHTLDPGVIAGMMSGMPVIGLATGAMASVIQNGISGYVDTDIDKLAAHMQELLDNPPYAFALGRGAQRRARECFGMPRFLADWNAALDSVTDLRAKPCTD
- a CDS encoding Hsp20/alpha crystallin family protein, encoding MTEQNGSMQFSSEAGQSRSPSSGTSPSGTMPTPLAQAWTQPAQLLSQLSTAFGQMPVRMLEQEASMLQKSFASPRQWLPNVFNAWEEPLVMMRKLTEDMDQYASRLMQGPLAGTGQRSLPATPHWTPTVDVSHRGNEIVICADLPGLTRDDVHLQMHEDKLTIEGERHAESSRQVDGYHRTERMQGRFSRSIPLPEGVDPQSARASMRDGVLEIVVPLHARQHGVRLEISEAGEDGQREQKGEQSASRREQPQGQSQAPQPQRQNAGAAPRSEVKA
- a CDS encoding chemotaxis protein CheA; translated protein: MEDMLKDFVIEALELATNVEEHLLTLERRPNDKETLNAVFRSFHTIKGGAGFMSLPAMVSACHLTENLFDALRTGAAPVTPLAIEAALQASGFVADQLTELANGARPESLSAMPAALENILTQAIEGKAMADVAPVAPLVAVTAAAAIAVAATTSNGALDWEALYAAVVPGAAPVVAAVHVPAVAAVAMAAAAAAIATTAAPAAGEKPMVASIKEDSIRVDAVKLDALLEVAGESVQAANQASVLLEKLQQFKFDGAAAALMVSLTETLNRASRYSTELQRATLSTRMQPVGRLFQKFPRLVRELAKDLGKDVELVIEGAETEVDRVVVDSLYDPLVHMLRNALDHGIESAVDRAALGKPSRAIISLKAWQEANSVMIVLGDDGKGLNAAELRRKAVSKGLISDSAAHTDQEAYQLVFLPGFSTKEVASSVSGRGVGMDVVKTAVEKHRGAISIDSALGGGTRFSIRLPIELSIVPTMLVRTADAALAMPMAVVQRVVELPETYMEVGGAPVLRDQGQPLPVRSLAAILGYTPGPERVGIVIAAPSPYILAVEKVEGTAEMVIKPLTALSVQGITGTARSAEGELVLVVGLSFLLDGCKMGGRLAA
- a CDS encoding protein phosphatase CheZ; protein product: MSDDFDALFEEVAAQRTATLADPEPEATTAPATTAAKTTQQQEQQQEQQQEQQQEHEATPARTSDNPMFERLGGIVRLLHDSLRELGYDRTLHAATSQITDAQDRLEYIATLTEQAANKVLNTIDEGMPAQDALAKQARDMDSRWTQLYDGKLSVDEFKVLAADSRSFAGTVLTNTDTEKARLLEIMMAQDFQDITGQLIKKIVVITQKVEIELAQLLRDNAPPELLKERRDEKETDLMQGPAIVGVAMQQDDVDSLLDGLGF